In Microvirga terrae, a single window of DNA contains:
- a CDS encoding IS630 family transposase, with protein sequence MAGLPIRQDYPPSDLRQRAAREKDTRASLRLLAIANALEGMTRTEAARLAGMERQALHDAIQRFNAEGPDGLQDRPRSGRPEQLSPGQQAALKAHILHGPEPERDGVSAWRLVDLCEHVEQTYGVRYSQWGLSCLLKRLNLSRQKTRPSHPKGSPAAQAAFKKGTPVTAAGPRSDAP encoded by the coding sequence ATGGCCGGGCTCCCGATCCGTCAGGACTACCCTCCATCGGATTTGCGCCAGCGCGCCGCTCGCGAGAAGGACACCCGGGCCAGCCTGCGGCTGTTGGCGATCGCCAATGCGCTCGAGGGCATGACCCGAACGGAGGCCGCCCGGCTGGCCGGCATGGAGCGCCAGGCCCTGCACGATGCCATCCAGCGCTTCAATGCCGAGGGACCGGACGGTCTGCAGGACCGGCCCCGCTCCGGGCGCCCGGAGCAACTCAGCCCTGGGCAGCAGGCCGCCCTCAAGGCCCACATCCTGCACGGACCGGAGCCCGAGCGCGATGGGGTCAGCGCTTGGCGTCTGGTCGACCTGTGCGAGCATGTCGAACAAACCTATGGGGTCCGCTACAGCCAGTGGGGGCTCTCGTGCCTGCTCAAGCGGCTGAACCTGTCGCGGCAGAAGACCCGGCCCTCGCACCCGAAGGGCAGTCCGGCCGCACAAGCGGCGTTCAAAAAAGGAACTCCCGTCACGGCTGCAGGTCCTCGCAGCGATGCACCCTGA